A genomic window from Fusarium verticillioides 7600 chromosome 5, whole genome shotgun sequence includes:
- a CDS encoding aconitate hydratase, mitochondrial has product MQDASAQMAILQFMSCNLAKPAIPASIHCDHLIVGSKGAEDDLSAGIQTNKEVFDFLESAARKYGMDFWPPGAGIIHQTVLENYALPGLMMLGTDSHSPNAGGLSTITIGVGGADAVEALVGAPWELKAPKILGVQLVGKLSNWASPKDVILRLAGHLTVRGGTGSIIEYFGEGVESLSATGMATICNMGAEVGATTSIFPYTKASARYLDSTRRSQANKNIEALETFASNSSDPDARWQFKADEGAEYDELITIDLSTLEPHINGPFTPDLATPLSKFKEVVKEQDWPQVLSAGLIGSCTNSSYEDMTRVESLLKDAKKAGLKPAADFYITPGSEQIRATLERDGTLETFQEAGGIVLSNACGPCIGQWKRQDGVEKGTSNAILTSYNRNFRGRNDGNPDTMNFLASPEIVTAMAFAGSTTFNPVTDSIKTPDGKDFMFSPPHGLEGPQTPFESGNAELGVLSQAPDPNTKIAISPTSERLAFLEPFAPFPSSDLSGLRVLVKVTGKCTTDTISAAGPWLKYKGHLPNISTNTLNTAINKETGEVNAAYDLDGSKHTIPELGQLWKERGQEWLVVAEHNYGEGSAREHAALQPRYLGARVVLTKSFARIHETNLKKQGVVPLTFENEADYDKIAAGDEVATVGLYEMLQNGGKGDVRLRVTKSSGEEILIPTKHAVTKDQAGFILAGSALNLLSKGI; this is encoded by the exons ATGCAGGATGCTTCTGCTCAGATGGCTATTCTTCAGTTCATGTCCTGTAACTTGGCCAAGCCTGCAATCCCTGCAAGCATTCATTGTGACCACTTGATTGTTGGCTCCAAGGgtgctgaggatgatttgTCTGCTGGTATCCAGACTAACAAGGAGGTTTTTGATTTCCTTGAGTCTGCAGCGCGCAAGTATGGAATGGACTTTTGGCCTCCTGGTGCTGGTATTATCCACCAGACCGTTCTCGAGAACTATGCTCTTCCtggattgatgatgcttggtaCCGACTCCCACAGCCCCAATGCTGGCGGTCTTTCTACAATTAccattggcgttggtggtgcagatgctgttgaggccCTTGTCGGTGCTCCTTGGGAACTTAAGGCCCCCAAGATTTTGGGCGTGCAACTTGTCGGCAAGCTGAGCAACTGGGCTTCTCCCAAAGACGTCATTCTCCGGCTTGCTGGCCACCTCACAGTCCGTGGTGGTACTGGCTCCATCATTGAGTATTTTGGTGAAGGCGTCGAAAGCCTAAGCGCCACCGGCATGGCTACTATCTGCAACATGGG TGCCGAAGTCGGTGCCACAACCTCGATCTTTCCTTACACCAAGGCTTCAGCCAGATACCTTGACTCGACCCGACGATCTCAGGCGAACAAGAACATTGAAGCTCTGGAGACCTtcgccagcaacagctccGACCCTGATGCTCGATGGCAATTCAAGGCCGACGAGGGTGCTGAATATGACGaactcatcaccatcgatcTTTCGACTCTCGAACCTCACATTAATGGCCCTTTTACACCAGATCTGGCCACACCActctccaagttcaaagaAGTTGTGAAGGAACAGGACTGGCCCCAGGTTCTTTCCGCTGGTCTCATTGGTAGCTGCACCAACAGCTCTTACGAGGATATGACCCGAGTCGAGAGTTTgctcaaggatgccaagaaggccggGCTGAAGCCTGCTGCCGACTTCTACATCACTCCCGGAAGTGAGCAGATTCGCGCCACGCTTGAGCGCGATGGCACCCTCGAGACATTCCAGGAGGCCGGCGGCATTGTTCTCTCCAATGCCTGTGGTCCCTGTATTGGTCAGTGGAAGCgacaagatggtgttgagaagggCACAAGTAATGCTATCCTGACCTCGTATAACCGAAACTTCCGTGGTCGAAATGATGGCAATCCTGATACCATGAACTTTCTGGCCTCTCCCGAGATCGTTACCGCCATGGCCTTTGCCGGATCCACTACCTTCAACCCTGTGACCGATAGCATCAAGACGCCAGATGGCAAGGACTTCATgttctctcctcctcatggTCTCGAGGGCCCCCAGACTCCTTTCGAGTCTGGCAACGCCGAACTGGGTGTTTTATCCCAGGCCCCTGACCCCAACACCAAGATTGCCATCTCTCCCACTTCCGAGCGTTTGGCCTTCCTTGAACCCTTTGCTCCTTTCCCCTCGTCTGATCTCTCAGGCCTTCGcgttcttgtcaaggtcacagGCAAATGCACCACCGATACCATCTCCGCAGCCGGCCCTTGGCTCAAGTACAAGGGCCATCTGCCTAACATTAGCACCAATACACTCAACACtgccatcaacaaggagacCGGTGAGGTCAACGCTGCCTACGACCTCGACGGCTCCAAGCACACTATCCCTGAGCTTGGCCAACTCTGGAAGGAACGTGGCCAAGAGTGGCTTGTCGTTGCTGAGCACAACTATGGCGAGGGCTCAGCCCGCGAACACGCTGCCCTGCAGCCTCGCTACCTTGGTGCCCGTGTTGTTCTGACAAAATCGTTTGCCCGTATTCACGAgaccaacctcaagaagcagggcGTTGTACCTCTGACTTTTGAGAACGAGGCTGACTATGATAAGATCGCcgctggcgatgaggttGCCACTGTCGGCCTATATGAGATGCTCCAGAATGGTGGCAAGGGCGATGTCCGGCTTCGTGTCACTAAGTCTTCCGGTGAGGAGATCCTCATTCCCACCAAACACGCTGTTACCAAGGACCAGGCTGGTTTCATTCTTGCCGGCAGTGCTCTCAACCTGCTGTCTAAGGGCATATAA
- a CDS encoding aconitate hydratase, mitochondrial, translating to MVSMEVASRSGGAMTQLLRRSGPNAIRSTTVLSNNTRRTFSSAKPLPPTYEKLYTKYTDVRRVLGKQRLTLAEKILYSHLDNPEDSLLNNTDNGRNIRGKANLRLKPDRVNMQDASAQMAILQFMSCNLAKPAIPASIHCDHLIVGSKGAEDDLSAGIQTNKEVFDFLESAARKYGMDFWPPGAGIIHQTVLENYALPGLMMLGTDSHSPNAGGLSTITIGVGGADAVEALVGAPWELKAPKILGVQLVGKLSNWASPKDVILRLAGHLTVRGGTGSIIEYFGEGVESLSATGMATICNMGAEVGATTSIFPYTKASARYLDSTRRSQANKNIEALETFASNSSDPDARWQFKADEGAEYDELITIDLSTLEPHINGPFTPDLATPLSKFKEVVKEQDWPQVLSAGLIGSCTNSSYEDMTRVESLLKDAKKAGLKPAADFYITPGSEQIRATLERDGTLETFQEAGGIVLSNACGPCIGQWKRQDGVEKGTSNAILTSYNRNFRGRNDGNPDTMNFLASPEIVTAMAFAGSTTFNPVTDSIKTPDGKDFMFSPPHGLEGPQTPFESGNAELGVLSQAPDPNTKIAISPTSERLAFLEPFAPFPSSDLSGLRVLVKVTGKCTTDTISAAGPWLKYKGHLPNISTNTLNTAINKETGEVNAAYDLDGSKHTIPELGQLWKERGQEWLVVAEHNYGEGSAREHAALQPRYLGARVVLTKSFARIHETNLKKQGVVPLTFENEADYDKIAAGDEVATVGLYEMLQNGGKGDVRLRVTKSSGEEILIPTKHAVTKDQAGFILAGSALNLLSKGI from the exons ATGGTTTCAATGGAGGTCGCCAGCCGCTCAGGCGGTGCCATGACG CAACTCTTGCGACGTTCTGGTCCTAATGCCATTCGATCAACCACCGTTCTATCTAACAACACAAGGAGAACCTTCTCAAGCGcgaagcctcttcctcctaCTTATGAAAAGTTATACACCAAGTACACCGATGTCCGCCGAGTTCTCGGCAAGCAGCGTCTGACCCTCGCCGAGAAGATCCTCTACAGCCATCTCGACAACCCCGAGGACTCCTTGCTGAATAACACCGACAATGGACGAAACATTCGCGGGAAGGCCAATTTGCGCCTCAAGCCCGACCGTGTCAACATGCAGGATGCTTCTGCTCAGATGGCTATTCTTCAGTTCATGTCCTGTAACTTGGCCAAGCCTGCAATCCCTGCAAGCATTCATTGTGACCACTTGATTGTTGGCTCCAAGGgtgctgaggatgatttgTCTGCTGGTATCCAGACTAACAAGGAGGTTTTTGATTTCCTTGAGTCTGCAGCGCGCAAGTATGGAATGGACTTTTGGCCTCCTGGTGCTGGTATTATCCACCAGACCGTTCTCGAGAACTATGCTCTTCCtggattgatgatgcttggtaCCGACTCCCACAGCCCCAATGCTGGCGGTCTTTCTACAATTAccattggcgttggtggtgcagatgctgttgaggccCTTGTCGGTGCTCCTTGGGAACTTAAGGCCCCCAAGATTTTGGGCGTGCAACTTGTCGGCAAGCTGAGCAACTGGGCTTCTCCCAAAGACGTCATTCTCCGGCTTGCTGGCCACCTCACAGTCCGTGGTGGTACTGGCTCCATCATTGAGTATTTTGGTGAAGGCGTCGAAAGCCTAAGCGCCACCGGCATGGCTACTATCTGCAACATGGG TGCCGAAGTCGGTGCCACAACCTCGATCTTTCCTTACACCAAGGCTTCAGCCAGATACCTTGACTCGACCCGACGATCTCAGGCGAACAAGAACATTGAAGCTCTGGAGACCTtcgccagcaacagctccGACCCTGATGCTCGATGGCAATTCAAGGCCGACGAGGGTGCTGAATATGACGaactcatcaccatcgatcTTTCGACTCTCGAACCTCACATTAATGGCCCTTTTACACCAGATCTGGCCACACCActctccaagttcaaagaAGTTGTGAAGGAACAGGACTGGCCCCAGGTTCTTTCCGCTGGTCTCATTGGTAGCTGCACCAACAGCTCTTACGAGGATATGACCCGAGTCGAGAGTTTgctcaaggatgccaagaaggccggGCTGAAGCCTGCTGCCGACTTCTACATCACTCCCGGAAGTGAGCAGATTCGCGCCACGCTTGAGCGCGATGGCACCCTCGAGACATTCCAGGAGGCCGGCGGCATTGTTCTCTCCAATGCCTGTGGTCCCTGTATTGGTCAGTGGAAGCgacaagatggtgttgagaagggCACAAGTAATGCTATCCTGACCTCGTATAACCGAAACTTCCGTGGTCGAAATGATGGCAATCCTGATACCATGAACTTTCTGGCCTCTCCCGAGATCGTTACCGCCATGGCCTTTGCCGGATCCACTACCTTCAACCCTGTGACCGATAGCATCAAGACGCCAGATGGCAAGGACTTCATgttctctcctcctcatggTCTCGAGGGCCCCCAGACTCCTTTCGAGTCTGGCAACGCCGAACTGGGTGTTTTATCCCAGGCCCCTGACCCCAACACCAAGATTGCCATCTCTCCCACTTCCGAGCGTTTGGCCTTCCTTGAACCCTTTGCTCCTTTCCCCTCGTCTGATCTCTCAGGCCTTCGcgttcttgtcaaggtcacagGCAAATGCACCACCGATACCATCTCCGCAGCCGGCCCTTGGCTCAAGTACAAGGGCCATCTGCCTAACATTAGCACCAATACACTCAACACtgccatcaacaaggagacCGGTGAGGTCAACGCTGCCTACGACCTCGACGGCTCCAAGCACACTATCCCTGAGCTTGGCCAACTCTGGAAGGAACGTGGCCAAGAGTGGCTTGTCGTTGCTGAGCACAACTATGGCGAGGGCTCAGCCCGCGAACACGCTGCCCTGCAGCCTCGCTACCTTGGTGCCCGTGTTGTTCTGACAAAATCGTTTGCCCGTATTCACGAgaccaacctcaagaagcagggcGTTGTACCTCTGACTTTTGAGAACGAGGCTGACTATGATAAGATCGCcgctggcgatgaggttGCCACTGTCGGCCTATATGAGATGCTCCAGAATGGTGGCAAGGGCGATGTCCGGCTTCGTGTCACTAAGTCTTCCGGTGAGGAGATCCTCATTCCCACCAAACACGCTGTTACCAAGGACCAGGCTGGTTTCATTCTTGCCGGCAGTGCTCTCAACCTGCTGTCTAAGGGCATATAA